The following proteins come from a genomic window of Heliomicrobium gestii:
- a CDS encoding DUF2905 domain-containing protein, producing the protein MIDGGSFGKWLMVAGAGLLLLGGLFWLLSQFVSLGKLPGDISWQKGNFSFYFPLASSLLISLLLTILLNLFFRR; encoded by the coding sequence GTGATCGACGGAGGCTCCTTCGGCAAATGGCTTATGGTGGCCGGCGCCGGGCTGCTGCTGTTGGGTGGCTTGTTCTGGCTGCTCAGCCAGTTCGTTTCACTGGGGAAGCTGCCCGGCGACATCAGCTGGCAGAAGGGGAATTTCAGTTTTTACTTTCCCCTGGCCAGCAGCCTCCTGATCAGCCTGCTGTTGACGATCCTCTTGAACCTGTTTTTTCGCCGATAG
- the sigI gene encoding RNA polymerase sigma factor SigI, which translates to MASLFGNSVFASRNQEPESLLVRAREGDECSRNALIRKFTPFVLRVTSQTSGRYVRMGSDDEASIALIAFNEAITSYREEKGVSFLSFAETVIRRRLIDYFRKSMRSQKEIPLSAFTYESEEEAGEEGNNRMEIKQATAAFLAESEANDRRTEILHYNKLLQEYGIRFSELVELAPKHEDARRRAIQVARCVAERPEYRDYLKLKGSLPLKDLERDADVSRKTLERQRKYIIAVAIIFMENLEHLKDYIDKE; encoded by the coding sequence TTGGCATCCTTGTTTGGCAACAGCGTATTTGCATCGAGGAATCAGGAGCCTGAGAGCCTTCTTGTTCGAGCTCGGGAGGGGGACGAGTGTTCCCGCAATGCCTTGATCCGGAAGTTCACCCCCTTTGTGCTGAGGGTCACCTCCCAAACGAGCGGGCGCTATGTCCGGATGGGCAGTGATGACGAGGCCAGCATCGCCTTGATTGCGTTTAACGAAGCAATCACAAGCTACCGGGAAGAGAAAGGTGTTTCCTTTTTGTCCTTTGCCGAGACGGTGATCCGTCGCCGCTTGATCGACTATTTCCGTAAGTCGATGAGGAGCCAAAAGGAGATCCCCCTGTCTGCCTTCACCTATGAGTCGGAGGAGGAAGCGGGGGAGGAAGGGAACAACCGGATGGAGATCAAACAGGCGACAGCGGCGTTTTTGGCCGAATCGGAAGCGAACGATCGCCGGACCGAGATTCTCCATTACAACAAACTGCTACAGGAATACGGCATCCGTTTCAGCGAACTGGTGGAACTGGCGCCAAAGCATGAGGACGCCCGCAGGCGAGCCATCCAGGTGGCCCGGTGTGTCGCGGAAAGGCCCGAGTATCGTGATTACCTGAAACTAAAAGGATCACTGCCGCTGAAAGACCTGGAACGGGACGCCGACGTGAGTCGAAAGACCCTGGAGCGACAGCGAAAATACATCATCGCTGTTGCCATTATTTTCATGGAAAATCTGGAACACTTAAAGGATTACATTGACAAGGAGTGA
- a CDS encoding anti-sigma factor domain-containing protein: MDQRGVVLEIEGEEAIVLTPSGEFRRQRISYPKPEIGDEISLTCGKKTLAQAKGRWASTPWHWMTTAVAAVVLLMVNLTGFGGLGGQPIDKPAPDGEAGTVQLATDDAPAPDGLAVRFVSVDINPSIELALNEKNRVIEARPLNDDGKELIPAETLKGLDAEEAISRITDEAVHQGYLSPTRDNAVVIAVAGEDRPSTDEERLEARLRDSALTVLSKGKSSPQRVQVVRATADARKKAQQLGLSVGKYAVYLEALDRGLAVRVADLKKTSITKVISAAGGNPLDVLQGAAQKKDLAGKEARHQDQIREDLHEAAAQPASSPAGGLAPLAGASQPPSAAQGAETGAVNEPVEVPPSHQEKAQPTSQQPPSDRETIPSNQETPPTEPAQTPPKVSMPLPTEEGTVPLPDVPAETPSPPPPSPSTAAGSPVDDKHAANPIGMPSESPAEPLRQPGPSHSGSS, translated from the coding sequence GTGGATCAACGCGGCGTGGTGCTGGAGATTGAGGGGGAGGAGGCCATCGTTCTTACCCCCAGCGGCGAGTTCCGGCGCCAGCGCATTTCCTATCCCAAGCCGGAAATCGGCGATGAAATCTCCCTGACTTGCGGGAAAAAGACGCTGGCCCAGGCAAAGGGACGGTGGGCTAGCACGCCTTGGCACTGGATGACGACGGCTGTGGCCGCGGTGGTGCTCCTCATGGTCAACCTGACGGGATTCGGCGGGTTAGGGGGACAGCCCATCGACAAACCTGCCCCTGACGGTGAGGCGGGAACGGTGCAATTGGCGACCGACGACGCGCCGGCGCCAGATGGCCTCGCCGTTCGGTTCGTTTCGGTGGACATCAACCCTTCGATTGAGCTTGCTTTAAATGAAAAAAACCGGGTCATCGAGGCCCGACCGCTGAATGATGACGGAAAAGAGCTGATTCCGGCGGAAACGCTCAAGGGGTTGGATGCGGAGGAAGCCATTTCTCGGATCACCGATGAAGCGGTCCATCAAGGCTACCTGTCGCCGACTCGCGATAACGCTGTCGTCATCGCCGTTGCCGGTGAGGACCGCCCTTCGACAGATGAGGAGCGTCTGGAAGCGAGATTGCGCGATTCAGCGCTGACGGTGTTGTCGAAAGGAAAATCATCGCCCCAACGGGTGCAGGTCGTCCGGGCAACAGCCGATGCGAGGAAGAAGGCCCAGCAACTTGGACTGTCTGTCGGTAAGTATGCCGTATATCTGGAGGCGCTGGACCGGGGGTTGGCGGTGCGCGTAGCAGACTTGAAAAAGACCTCCATCACCAAGGTGATCAGCGCTGCCGGTGGAAACCCGCTGGATGTGCTCCAGGGAGCGGCTCAGAAAAAGGATCTTGCAGGCAAGGAAGCCAGACATCAGGACCAGATTCGGGAAGACCTTCACGAAGCCGCGGCGCAACCGGCCTCGTCACCGGCAGGAGGATTAGCCCCATTGGCAGGGGCGTCTCAACCGCCTTCCGCTGCCCAAGGAGCGGAAACCGGGGCGGTGAATGAGCCAGTCGAAGTTCCGCCGTCCCACCAGGAAAAGGCCCAGCCCACATCGCAGCAACCTCCCTCCGATCGGGAAACCATTCCGTCCAATCAAGAAACACCGCCGACCGAGCCCGCGCAGACTCCCCCAAAGGTTAGCATGCCTTTACCGACAGAAGAGGGCACGGTTCCCCTTCCTGATGTCCCCGCAGAAACGCCTTCACCTCCTCCACCGTCTCCATCGACTGCAGCGGGCTCACCGGTAGATGACAAGCATGCGGCGAATCCAATCGGAATGCCGAGCGAGTCCCCAGCAGAGCCATTGCGTCAACCCGGGCCATCCCATTCTGGATCTTCTTAA